A DNA window from Pleuronectes platessa chromosome 19, fPlePla1.1, whole genome shotgun sequence contains the following coding sequences:
- the sema4d gene encoding semaphorin-4D isoform X1 yields MYQYSLADAMTDKGNFTIPKSSESNMGFGVLGVFLGLLLEVSTHGPHAVPRTSWRHQDLDLLEFSEPGIYNYSTLLLSDKKDALYVGAREAIFQLSKKNVTVRNNKVEWTVAENPLLMCTLKGKSKEKDCLNYIRVLQAVDDERLYVCGTHAFQPRCDYLNLADFSLDGRAEDGRGQCSFDPSQSFTTVMVDGVLYSGTAFNFLGSEPIISRYSPDQSLLRTEYSTSWLNEPSFVHADVIREGRNQAYGEDDKIYYFFTEVSVEYEFFGKLLIPRVARVCKGDLGGQRTLQKKWTSFLKAKLVCSMPELNFVFNVVHDVFILKESDWRDTVIYAVFTSQWGNVGLSAVCAYNMTAVEDVFSKGKYMQKATVEQSHTKWVRYNGITPSPRPGACINNLMRQQNISSSLHLPDKTLQFVKDHPLLEDPVLPIGNGPRLITKDVNYTQIVVERVRALDGNVYDVIFTTTDKGILHKSVVYEGDVHMVEEIQLLKSPEPIKNLLLSSETRSLYAGSDSGVVQSPTAFCGRYPSCDGCVLARDPYCAWDRHTAACVNILDAPNPQHGKLIQSLNGDADKCPSVSGLLLKDYQQMKVKPGSSVELPCLVHSNLAHVMWKSNSSVLTEASRFHLIGENGLLIYSVAPEDQGHYECWSVEWAAAAGKNFSRLLAGYVLTLDLPTRAPHQAGHRTTTPGSHETPSSAEGNDETDKATLTSALAPPTYPALALFTSPPQTDSSLTPPPSSTIKLQPKLEALPSSSNSARPDNRDPAAEYLQQNNSIALLLLFLLFFLLFLAALAYNCYMQYLPAPCLRMRAALLGSHKSASQPEYRACEAGLMEASTTDKIQMTEQPTQNGSQTTHLRALRDTGYETEPESGNGRIPSHNFGEDSPSQEKPFDVDCESQPIQFADADEPYC; encoded by the exons agGAAACTTCACCATTCCGAAGTCATCCGAGTCTAATATGGGATTTGGCGTGCTGGGAGTGTTTCTGGGTCTGCTCCTGGAGGTCTCCACCCACGGACCCCACGCTGTGCCTCGAACGTCCTGGAGACACCAAG ATTTAGATCTGTTGGAGTTTTCGGAGCCCGGGATCTACAACTACTCTACGTTGCTGCTGAGCGATAAAAAGGATGCGCTGTATGTCGGAGCCAGGGAGGCCATCTTCCAGCTCAGCAAGAAGAACGTGACAGTCCGGAACAACAAG GTTGAGTGGACAGTCGCAGAAAACCCCTTGTTGATGTGCACGCTCAAAGGAAAATCCAAAGAG AAGGATTGTCTAAACTACATTCGAGTTCTCCAAGCGGTAGATGACGAGCGGTTGTACGTCTGCGGCACGCACGCCTTTCAACCTCGCTGTGATTACTTG AACCTCGCTGACTTCTCATTGGATGGTCGGGCTGAAGATGGCCGGGGACAATGCTCCTTTGACCCGTCGCAGAGCTTCACCACCGTCATGGTCG ACGGAGTGCTGTACTCTGGCACAGCTTTTAACTTCTTAGGAAGCGAACCGATTATTTCCAGATACTCTCCAGACCAGTCCCTGCTCCGAACGGAGTACTCCACGTCGTGGCTCAATG AGCCCAGTTTTGTTCACGCCGACGTGATCAGAGAAGGGAGGAACCAAGCATATGGCGAGGACGACAAAATCTACTACTTTTTCACCGAGGTGTCGGTGGAGTACGAATTCTTTGGCAAGCTGCTCATCCCCAGGGTGGCGCGCGTCTGTAAG GGCGACCTCGGGGGGCAGCGCACTCTGCAGAAGAAGTGGACGTCCTTTCTCAAAGCTAAGCTGGTGTGCTCCATGCCCGAGCTCAACTTCGTCTTCAACGTAGTGCACGACGTCTTCATCCTGAAGGAGTCCGACTGGAGGGACACGGTCATCTACGCCGTCTTCACCTCCCAGTG GGGTAACGTGGGCCTGTCAGCCGTGTGCGCTTATAACATGACGGCTGTGGAGGACGTCTTCTCCAAGGGCAAGTACATGCAGAAGGCCACAGTGGAGCAGAGTCACACCAAGTGGGTGCGCTACAATGGCATCACTCCTTCTCCACGTCCTGGAGCA TGCATCAACAACTTAATGCGACAGCAGAACATCAGCAGCTCCCTCCACCTGCCGGACAAGACCCTTCAGTTTGTGAAGGACCACCCCCTGCTGGAGGACCCTGTCCTGCCCATTGGCAACGGTCCTCGTCTCATCACCAAAGACGTCAACTACACCCAGATCGTCGTGGAGAGGGTGCGGGCGCTCGACGGGAACGTTTACGACGTCATCTTTACCACAACAG ATAAGGGCATCTTGCACAAGTCGGTGGTGTACGAAGGAGACGTTCACATGGTGGAGGAGATCCAGCTTCTAAAGAGCCCGGAGCCCATCAAGAACTTACTGCTGTCATCTGAG ACACGATCCCTGTACGCCGGTTCAGACTCGGGCGTGGTCCAGTCACCCACAGCGTTCTGTGGCAGGTATCCGTCCTGTGATGGCTGCGTCCTGGCACGGGACCCGTACTGCGCCTGGGACCGCCACACCGCCGCCTGCGTCAACATCTTAGATGCTCCCAACCCACAGCACGG gaaGCTGATCCAGAGCCTGAATGGTGACGCAGACAAGTGTCCTTCAG TGTCAGGTCTTTTGCTTAAGGACTACCAGCAAATGAAGGTGAAACCGGGGAGCTCTGTCGAGCTGCCCTGCCTGGTCCACTCCAACCTGGCCCATGTGATGTGGAAATCCAACAGCTCGGTTCTCACCGAGGCATCTCGCTTTCACCTCATAGGTGAAAATGGTCTCCTCATTTACAGCGTGGCACCAGAGGATCAAGGTCACTACGAGTGCTGGTCCGTGGAATGGGCCGCCGCTGCCGGTAAGAACTTCAGTCGCCTCCTGGCTGGATACGTCCTCACTCTGGATCTCCCGACCAGAGCCCCACACCAGGCGGGCCACCGCACCACCACCCCCGGCAGCCACGAGACACCTAGCTCCGCTGAAGGTAATGATGAGACAGACAAAGCCACACTAACTTCAGCCCTCGCTCCCCCCACCTACCCAGCCTTGGCCCTCTTCACCTCCCCGCCCCAAACTGACTCGTCACTAACCCCGCCCCCTAGCAGCACAATCAAGCTCCAGCCAAAGTTGGAAGCTCTCCCATCAAGCTCCAACAGCGCCCGCCCTGACAACCGGGACCCAGCGGCCGAGTATCTGCAGCAAAACAACAGCATTGCCCTCCTCTTActcttcctcctgtttttcctcctcttcctggctGCGCTGGCCTACAACTGCTACATGCAGTACCTTCCAGCTCCCTGCCTGCGTATGCGAGCTGCTCTGCTGGGCAGCCACAAGAGCGCCAGTCAGCCTGAGTATCGTGCCTGTGAAGCAGGTCTGATGGAAGCGTCCACGACGGACAAAATTCAAATGACGGAGCAGCCGACGCAGAACGGCAGCCAAACCACACACCTGCGGGCGCTCCGCGACACAGGGTACGAGACCGAGCCAGAGTCCGGCAACGGTCGGATCCCCTCCCACAACTTCGGAGAGGACAGCCCGTCGCAGGAGAAACCCTTTGACGTGGACTGTGAATCTCAGCCCATCCAGTTTGCAGACGCAGATGAACCTTACTGCTAA
- the sema4d gene encoding semaphorin-4D isoform X2: MRCSSFRLKGNFTIPKSSESNMGFGVLGVFLGLLLEVSTHGPHAVPRTSWRHQDLDLLEFSEPGIYNYSTLLLSDKKDALYVGAREAIFQLSKKNVTVRNNKVEWTVAENPLLMCTLKGKSKEKDCLNYIRVLQAVDDERLYVCGTHAFQPRCDYLNLADFSLDGRAEDGRGQCSFDPSQSFTTVMVDGVLYSGTAFNFLGSEPIISRYSPDQSLLRTEYSTSWLNEPSFVHADVIREGRNQAYGEDDKIYYFFTEVSVEYEFFGKLLIPRVARVCKGDLGGQRTLQKKWTSFLKAKLVCSMPELNFVFNVVHDVFILKESDWRDTVIYAVFTSQWGNVGLSAVCAYNMTAVEDVFSKGKYMQKATVEQSHTKWVRYNGITPSPRPGACINNLMRQQNISSSLHLPDKTLQFVKDHPLLEDPVLPIGNGPRLITKDVNYTQIVVERVRALDGNVYDVIFTTTDKGILHKSVVYEGDVHMVEEIQLLKSPEPIKNLLLSSETRSLYAGSDSGVVQSPTAFCGRYPSCDGCVLARDPYCAWDRHTAACVNILDAPNPQHGKLIQSLNGDADKCPSVSGLLLKDYQQMKVKPGSSVELPCLVHSNLAHVMWKSNSSVLTEASRFHLIGENGLLIYSVAPEDQGHYECWSVEWAAAAGKNFSRLLAGYVLTLDLPTRAPHQAGHRTTTPGSHETPSSAEGNDETDKATLTSALAPPTYPALALFTSPPQTDSSLTPPPSSTIKLQPKLEALPSSSNSARPDNRDPAAEYLQQNNSIALLLLFLLFFLLFLAALAYNCYMQYLPAPCLRMRAALLGSHKSASQPEYRACEAGLMEASTTDKIQMTEQPTQNGSQTTHLRALRDTGYETEPESGNGRIPSHNFGEDSPSQEKPFDVDCESQPIQFADADEPYC, encoded by the exons ATGAGATGTTCTTCCTTTAGATTAAA agGAAACTTCACCATTCCGAAGTCATCCGAGTCTAATATGGGATTTGGCGTGCTGGGAGTGTTTCTGGGTCTGCTCCTGGAGGTCTCCACCCACGGACCCCACGCTGTGCCTCGAACGTCCTGGAGACACCAAG ATTTAGATCTGTTGGAGTTTTCGGAGCCCGGGATCTACAACTACTCTACGTTGCTGCTGAGCGATAAAAAGGATGCGCTGTATGTCGGAGCCAGGGAGGCCATCTTCCAGCTCAGCAAGAAGAACGTGACAGTCCGGAACAACAAG GTTGAGTGGACAGTCGCAGAAAACCCCTTGTTGATGTGCACGCTCAAAGGAAAATCCAAAGAG AAGGATTGTCTAAACTACATTCGAGTTCTCCAAGCGGTAGATGACGAGCGGTTGTACGTCTGCGGCACGCACGCCTTTCAACCTCGCTGTGATTACTTG AACCTCGCTGACTTCTCATTGGATGGTCGGGCTGAAGATGGCCGGGGACAATGCTCCTTTGACCCGTCGCAGAGCTTCACCACCGTCATGGTCG ACGGAGTGCTGTACTCTGGCACAGCTTTTAACTTCTTAGGAAGCGAACCGATTATTTCCAGATACTCTCCAGACCAGTCCCTGCTCCGAACGGAGTACTCCACGTCGTGGCTCAATG AGCCCAGTTTTGTTCACGCCGACGTGATCAGAGAAGGGAGGAACCAAGCATATGGCGAGGACGACAAAATCTACTACTTTTTCACCGAGGTGTCGGTGGAGTACGAATTCTTTGGCAAGCTGCTCATCCCCAGGGTGGCGCGCGTCTGTAAG GGCGACCTCGGGGGGCAGCGCACTCTGCAGAAGAAGTGGACGTCCTTTCTCAAAGCTAAGCTGGTGTGCTCCATGCCCGAGCTCAACTTCGTCTTCAACGTAGTGCACGACGTCTTCATCCTGAAGGAGTCCGACTGGAGGGACACGGTCATCTACGCCGTCTTCACCTCCCAGTG GGGTAACGTGGGCCTGTCAGCCGTGTGCGCTTATAACATGACGGCTGTGGAGGACGTCTTCTCCAAGGGCAAGTACATGCAGAAGGCCACAGTGGAGCAGAGTCACACCAAGTGGGTGCGCTACAATGGCATCACTCCTTCTCCACGTCCTGGAGCA TGCATCAACAACTTAATGCGACAGCAGAACATCAGCAGCTCCCTCCACCTGCCGGACAAGACCCTTCAGTTTGTGAAGGACCACCCCCTGCTGGAGGACCCTGTCCTGCCCATTGGCAACGGTCCTCGTCTCATCACCAAAGACGTCAACTACACCCAGATCGTCGTGGAGAGGGTGCGGGCGCTCGACGGGAACGTTTACGACGTCATCTTTACCACAACAG ATAAGGGCATCTTGCACAAGTCGGTGGTGTACGAAGGAGACGTTCACATGGTGGAGGAGATCCAGCTTCTAAAGAGCCCGGAGCCCATCAAGAACTTACTGCTGTCATCTGAG ACACGATCCCTGTACGCCGGTTCAGACTCGGGCGTGGTCCAGTCACCCACAGCGTTCTGTGGCAGGTATCCGTCCTGTGATGGCTGCGTCCTGGCACGGGACCCGTACTGCGCCTGGGACCGCCACACCGCCGCCTGCGTCAACATCTTAGATGCTCCCAACCCACAGCACGG gaaGCTGATCCAGAGCCTGAATGGTGACGCAGACAAGTGTCCTTCAG TGTCAGGTCTTTTGCTTAAGGACTACCAGCAAATGAAGGTGAAACCGGGGAGCTCTGTCGAGCTGCCCTGCCTGGTCCACTCCAACCTGGCCCATGTGATGTGGAAATCCAACAGCTCGGTTCTCACCGAGGCATCTCGCTTTCACCTCATAGGTGAAAATGGTCTCCTCATTTACAGCGTGGCACCAGAGGATCAAGGTCACTACGAGTGCTGGTCCGTGGAATGGGCCGCCGCTGCCGGTAAGAACTTCAGTCGCCTCCTGGCTGGATACGTCCTCACTCTGGATCTCCCGACCAGAGCCCCACACCAGGCGGGCCACCGCACCACCACCCCCGGCAGCCACGAGACACCTAGCTCCGCTGAAGGTAATGATGAGACAGACAAAGCCACACTAACTTCAGCCCTCGCTCCCCCCACCTACCCAGCCTTGGCCCTCTTCACCTCCCCGCCCCAAACTGACTCGTCACTAACCCCGCCCCCTAGCAGCACAATCAAGCTCCAGCCAAAGTTGGAAGCTCTCCCATCAAGCTCCAACAGCGCCCGCCCTGACAACCGGGACCCAGCGGCCGAGTATCTGCAGCAAAACAACAGCATTGCCCTCCTCTTActcttcctcctgtttttcctcctcttcctggctGCGCTGGCCTACAACTGCTACATGCAGTACCTTCCAGCTCCCTGCCTGCGTATGCGAGCTGCTCTGCTGGGCAGCCACAAGAGCGCCAGTCAGCCTGAGTATCGTGCCTGTGAAGCAGGTCTGATGGAAGCGTCCACGACGGACAAAATTCAAATGACGGAGCAGCCGACGCAGAACGGCAGCCAAACCACACACCTGCGGGCGCTCCGCGACACAGGGTACGAGACCGAGCCAGAGTCCGGCAACGGTCGGATCCCCTCCCACAACTTCGGAGAGGACAGCCCGTCGCAGGAGAAACCCTTTGACGTGGACTGTGAATCTCAGCCCATCCAGTTTGCAGACGCAGATGAACCTTACTGCTAA
- the sema4d gene encoding semaphorin-4D isoform X3, with protein sequence MGFGVLGVFLGLLLEVSTHGPHAVPRTSWRHQDLDLLEFSEPGIYNYSTLLLSDKKDALYVGAREAIFQLSKKNVTVRNNKVEWTVAENPLLMCTLKGKSKEKDCLNYIRVLQAVDDERLYVCGTHAFQPRCDYLNLADFSLDGRAEDGRGQCSFDPSQSFTTVMVDGVLYSGTAFNFLGSEPIISRYSPDQSLLRTEYSTSWLNEPSFVHADVIREGRNQAYGEDDKIYYFFTEVSVEYEFFGKLLIPRVARVCKGDLGGQRTLQKKWTSFLKAKLVCSMPELNFVFNVVHDVFILKESDWRDTVIYAVFTSQWGNVGLSAVCAYNMTAVEDVFSKGKYMQKATVEQSHTKWVRYNGITPSPRPGACINNLMRQQNISSSLHLPDKTLQFVKDHPLLEDPVLPIGNGPRLITKDVNYTQIVVERVRALDGNVYDVIFTTTDKGILHKSVVYEGDVHMVEEIQLLKSPEPIKNLLLSSETRSLYAGSDSGVVQSPTAFCGRYPSCDGCVLARDPYCAWDRHTAACVNILDAPNPQHGKLIQSLNGDADKCPSVSGLLLKDYQQMKVKPGSSVELPCLVHSNLAHVMWKSNSSVLTEASRFHLIGENGLLIYSVAPEDQGHYECWSVEWAAAAGKNFSRLLAGYVLTLDLPTRAPHQAGHRTTTPGSHETPSSAEGNDETDKATLTSALAPPTYPALALFTSPPQTDSSLTPPPSSTIKLQPKLEALPSSSNSARPDNRDPAAEYLQQNNSIALLLLFLLFFLLFLAALAYNCYMQYLPAPCLRMRAALLGSHKSASQPEYRACEAGLMEASTTDKIQMTEQPTQNGSQTTHLRALRDTGYETEPESGNGRIPSHNFGEDSPSQEKPFDVDCESQPIQFADADEPYC encoded by the exons ATGGGATTTGGCGTGCTGGGAGTGTTTCTGGGTCTGCTCCTGGAGGTCTCCACCCACGGACCCCACGCTGTGCCTCGAACGTCCTGGAGACACCAAG ATTTAGATCTGTTGGAGTTTTCGGAGCCCGGGATCTACAACTACTCTACGTTGCTGCTGAGCGATAAAAAGGATGCGCTGTATGTCGGAGCCAGGGAGGCCATCTTCCAGCTCAGCAAGAAGAACGTGACAGTCCGGAACAACAAG GTTGAGTGGACAGTCGCAGAAAACCCCTTGTTGATGTGCACGCTCAAAGGAAAATCCAAAGAG AAGGATTGTCTAAACTACATTCGAGTTCTCCAAGCGGTAGATGACGAGCGGTTGTACGTCTGCGGCACGCACGCCTTTCAACCTCGCTGTGATTACTTG AACCTCGCTGACTTCTCATTGGATGGTCGGGCTGAAGATGGCCGGGGACAATGCTCCTTTGACCCGTCGCAGAGCTTCACCACCGTCATGGTCG ACGGAGTGCTGTACTCTGGCACAGCTTTTAACTTCTTAGGAAGCGAACCGATTATTTCCAGATACTCTCCAGACCAGTCCCTGCTCCGAACGGAGTACTCCACGTCGTGGCTCAATG AGCCCAGTTTTGTTCACGCCGACGTGATCAGAGAAGGGAGGAACCAAGCATATGGCGAGGACGACAAAATCTACTACTTTTTCACCGAGGTGTCGGTGGAGTACGAATTCTTTGGCAAGCTGCTCATCCCCAGGGTGGCGCGCGTCTGTAAG GGCGACCTCGGGGGGCAGCGCACTCTGCAGAAGAAGTGGACGTCCTTTCTCAAAGCTAAGCTGGTGTGCTCCATGCCCGAGCTCAACTTCGTCTTCAACGTAGTGCACGACGTCTTCATCCTGAAGGAGTCCGACTGGAGGGACACGGTCATCTACGCCGTCTTCACCTCCCAGTG GGGTAACGTGGGCCTGTCAGCCGTGTGCGCTTATAACATGACGGCTGTGGAGGACGTCTTCTCCAAGGGCAAGTACATGCAGAAGGCCACAGTGGAGCAGAGTCACACCAAGTGGGTGCGCTACAATGGCATCACTCCTTCTCCACGTCCTGGAGCA TGCATCAACAACTTAATGCGACAGCAGAACATCAGCAGCTCCCTCCACCTGCCGGACAAGACCCTTCAGTTTGTGAAGGACCACCCCCTGCTGGAGGACCCTGTCCTGCCCATTGGCAACGGTCCTCGTCTCATCACCAAAGACGTCAACTACACCCAGATCGTCGTGGAGAGGGTGCGGGCGCTCGACGGGAACGTTTACGACGTCATCTTTACCACAACAG ATAAGGGCATCTTGCACAAGTCGGTGGTGTACGAAGGAGACGTTCACATGGTGGAGGAGATCCAGCTTCTAAAGAGCCCGGAGCCCATCAAGAACTTACTGCTGTCATCTGAG ACACGATCCCTGTACGCCGGTTCAGACTCGGGCGTGGTCCAGTCACCCACAGCGTTCTGTGGCAGGTATCCGTCCTGTGATGGCTGCGTCCTGGCACGGGACCCGTACTGCGCCTGGGACCGCCACACCGCCGCCTGCGTCAACATCTTAGATGCTCCCAACCCACAGCACGG gaaGCTGATCCAGAGCCTGAATGGTGACGCAGACAAGTGTCCTTCAG TGTCAGGTCTTTTGCTTAAGGACTACCAGCAAATGAAGGTGAAACCGGGGAGCTCTGTCGAGCTGCCCTGCCTGGTCCACTCCAACCTGGCCCATGTGATGTGGAAATCCAACAGCTCGGTTCTCACCGAGGCATCTCGCTTTCACCTCATAGGTGAAAATGGTCTCCTCATTTACAGCGTGGCACCAGAGGATCAAGGTCACTACGAGTGCTGGTCCGTGGAATGGGCCGCCGCTGCCGGTAAGAACTTCAGTCGCCTCCTGGCTGGATACGTCCTCACTCTGGATCTCCCGACCAGAGCCCCACACCAGGCGGGCCACCGCACCACCACCCCCGGCAGCCACGAGACACCTAGCTCCGCTGAAGGTAATGATGAGACAGACAAAGCCACACTAACTTCAGCCCTCGCTCCCCCCACCTACCCAGCCTTGGCCCTCTTCACCTCCCCGCCCCAAACTGACTCGTCACTAACCCCGCCCCCTAGCAGCACAATCAAGCTCCAGCCAAAGTTGGAAGCTCTCCCATCAAGCTCCAACAGCGCCCGCCCTGACAACCGGGACCCAGCGGCCGAGTATCTGCAGCAAAACAACAGCATTGCCCTCCTCTTActcttcctcctgtttttcctcctcttcctggctGCGCTGGCCTACAACTGCTACATGCAGTACCTTCCAGCTCCCTGCCTGCGTATGCGAGCTGCTCTGCTGGGCAGCCACAAGAGCGCCAGTCAGCCTGAGTATCGTGCCTGTGAAGCAGGTCTGATGGAAGCGTCCACGACGGACAAAATTCAAATGACGGAGCAGCCGACGCAGAACGGCAGCCAAACCACACACCTGCGGGCGCTCCGCGACACAGGGTACGAGACCGAGCCAGAGTCCGGCAACGGTCGGATCCCCTCCCACAACTTCGGAGAGGACAGCCCGTCGCAGGAGAAACCCTTTGACGTGGACTGTGAATCTCAGCCCATCCAGTTTGCAGACGCAGATGAACCTTACTGCTAA